One window from the genome of Balearica regulorum gibbericeps isolate bBalReg1 chromosome 18, bBalReg1.pri, whole genome shotgun sequence encodes:
- the TEPSIN gene encoding AP-4 complex accessory subunit tepsin, producing the protein MAAPLRDRLSFLSRLPVLLRATADDDVPCPGYLFEEIAKISHESPGSSQCLLEYLLNRLQSNSCHVKLKVLKILLHTCTQGSPQFVLQLKRNACFIREAAVFTGPPDPLHGNSLNQKVRTAAQDLASVLFSDAPLPQPAALPARPLPPTGMGSSPSPCGSLQGFGFSSEKSGSASTGEALLSTIQRAAEAVAHAVLPSLEGPRPRRRELHEDAYQPVRAPSPARSPAGAVKPPAVAAAHSTRVSHQPGLAGGGWEEADSGHSSQESSQGNGELSRTSDSCSKSGSDSHSGASRELTHTAERVDADSLGDCVREVSLVSALTRGARVFLTREEAQHFVKECGLLNCEVVLELLSRALEDPSDSVRMRSMCAISSLMCSDLLSLDQIFAVTRQHLQQLSRGSPGPVANRATKILRQFEALCRGQPSPKSADPSALAMGSAPCTGDLLTDIPPLAGESILTPLSAAPLPMAVPACGEEQGVEAETHGQPGAAVPACPCEQEAASRLAGDTAGAAAPSRSLSLFAGMELVARPGTVLCPDSPPAELRTLSQPRDRRTDAEGSRPPSAFAFLNV; encoded by the exons ATGGCGGCGCCGCTGAGAGACCGGTTGAGTTTCCTGAGCCGG ctgccgGTGCTGCTGAGGGCCACGGCCGACGACGACGTCCCCTGCCCCGGGTACCTGTTCGAGGAGATCGCCA AGATCTCCCACGAGTCGCCCGGCAGCAGCCAGTGCCTGCTGGAGTATCTCCTCAACCGGCTGCAGAGCAACTCCTGCCACGTCAAGCTGAAG GTGCTGAAGATCCTGCTGCACACGTGCACCCAGGGCTCCCCCCAGTTCGTCCTGCAGCTGAAGAGGAACGCCTGCTTCATCCGGGAGGCAGCAG TGTTCACTGGGCCCCCAGACCCCCTCCACGGCAACAGCTTGAACCAGAAGGTCCGGACGGCTGCGCAG GACTTGGCCAGCGTTCTCTTTTCGGATGCGCCGCTCCCTCAGCCTGCCGCACTGCCTGCCCGTCCCCTGCCTCCCACGG GCAtgggctccagccccagcccctgcggCTCCTTGCAGGGATTTGGCTTCAGCAGTGAGAAAAGCGGCTCCG CTTCAACGGGGGaagccctgctcagcaccaTCCAGCGAGCGGCTGAAGCAGTGGCCCACGCTGTGCTCCCCTCCCTGGAGGGGCCCCGGCCTCGCCGCAGGGAGCTCCATGAGGATGCCTACCAGCCCGTGAgagccccctcccctgccaggaGCCCGGCCGGGGCTGTGAAGCCACCAGCGGTTGCCGCAGCGCACAGCACCCGAG tgAGCCACCAGCCGGGGCTGGCCGGGGGcggctgggaggaggcagacAGCGGGCACAGCTCCCAGGAGTCCTCGCAGGGGAACGGCGAGTTGAGCCGCACCTCGGACTCCTGCAGCAAATCGGGCAGCGACAGCCACTCCGGGGCCAGCCGGGAGCTGACCCACACGGCTGAGAG GGTGGATGCTGACAGCCTCGGCGACTGCGTGCGGGAGGTGAGCCTGGTGTCGGCGCTGACCCGCGGCGCCAGAGTCTTCCTCACCAGGGAGGAAGCACAGCACTTCGTCAAGGA GTGCGGACTGCTGAACTGCGAGgtggtgctggagctgctcagcCGGGCGCTGGAGGACCCCAGCGACAGCGTCCGCATG AGATCCATGTGCGCCATCTCCTCCCTCATGTGCTCCGACCTGCTCTCCCTGGACCAGATCTTTGCCGTGACTCggcagcacctgcagcagctcagccgaggcagccccggccccgtcGCCAACCGAGCAACGAAG ATCCTGCGGCAGTTCGAGGCTCTCTGCAGAGGCCAGCCCTCCCCGAAGAGCGCGGACCCCTCCGCCCTCGCCATGGGCTCAGCCCCGTGCACCGGGGACCTGCTGACGGACATCCCGCCCCTGGCAGGCGAGAGCATCCTCACCCCCCTGAgcgcagccccgctccccatGGCCGTGCCGGCCTGCGGCGAGGAGCAGGGGGTGGAAGCAGAGACCCACGGGCAGCCCGGTGCCGCGGTGCCAGCCTGTCCCTGCGAGCAGGAGGCGGCGAGCAGGCTGGCAGGGGACACGGCAGGTGCCGCTGCGCCCTCCCGCAGCCTGTCCCTCTTCGCCGGCATGGAGCTGGTGGCCCGTCCCGGCACGGTGCTCTGCCCGGACTCCCCCCCAGCAGAGCTGCGGACGCTGTCCCAGCCCCGGGACAGGCGGACGGACGCAGAAGGCAGCCGGCCCCCCTcggcctttgcttttctcaacGTGTAG
- the NDUFAF8 gene encoding NADH dehydrogenase [ubiquinone] 1 alpha subcomplex assembly factor 8, whose product MSGRGVWLRARTRLRRFPALLAGCGEQAAAYGRCVAAAAAGTAELRRDACLEEFRALQDCFARAAKATAK is encoded by the exons ATGTCGGGCCGGGGCGTCTGGCTGCGGGCGCGGACGCGGCTGCGGCGTTTCCCCGCGCTGCTGGCGGGCTGCGGGGAGCAG GCGGCTGCCTACGGCCGGTGCGTggctgcggcggcggccgggACGGCGGAGCTGCGGCGGGACGCCTGCCTGGAGGAGTTCCGGGCGCTGCAGGACTGCTTCGCCCGGGCG GCGAAAGCGACGGCGAAGTGA